The sequence TATTCTTTGAAATCTGCTAAAATTGTATTTAAAAAAGATATTATTGGCAATATTGAAATTTGGGTAAAGTAGCTCAAAAAACGTTGAGCAGAATAAATTAACAATTGCAAAACATTTCATAAATTCCAATTGTATTTTTCCTTCTCGAATAATCGAAATTTAATAACTAATAGGCTTTGACGGAATGCTTATTACCCTATGGTTATGGCAATAAGCCATGAAAGTGGTATTTAGTATAAAGTTATTATACTTTTACTTTATAAAGTTCTATTGATGAACTTAACCAACATATTGGAATTTATAAAAGATAATAAAAACTTAAAATTATAGTGCCCGGGGCTATTTACCCCGGACTCTTTTTTTATATTTGTCTTCTTATGCCAAAAAGCACAATAATAATAGCAGGGATTTCTGCTGCAATTTCCGTCATCTTAGGTGCTATGGGTGCGCATGCATTAAAAGATATATTACATCCTGATCTTTTAAATAGCTTTGAAACCGGTGTACAATATCAGTTTTATCATTCTCTTGCTTTAATAGGTGTTGCCTCTTTACAATTCAATTATCAAAGTAAATTTTTCAGTTTTGCCAGCTGGTCTTTTATAATAGGAATTATTTTGTTTTCAGGTTCTATTTACCTGCTTACTTTAAGGGAATTATTAAATATGCCGGGTTTAAGAATACTTGGCCCAGTAACTCCATTTGGTGGCATTAGTTTAATTCTTGGCTGGATATTTTTAACACTTTCCGGATTTGAAATCAAAAAAAAATAATTATAAAAAAATTCATGAGCTACAAAAAGTATCATTTATTTATGCGGAAAATTGCAGATGTACACCTTGCCTCTGCTGTTCTTCATTGGGATCAGGAAACTTATATGCCTGCCAATGGTGCATTATATAGGGCACAACAATTGTCAACTCTGGCAGGCATTGCACATGATCTAGCAGTAAAGGATGATTTAGGTGAACTTTTACAGAATCTTAACAAAGATTCATCCCTTTCCCTGGAAGAAACAAAGAATGTAAAGGAATCTTTAAAGGAATACGAAAAAAGAAAAAAATACAGTACGGAATTTGTTGAGAAAATGAGCATTACCGTTTCTGAGGCTTTTCAAGCTTGGCAAAAAGCGAAAAAAAACAATGATTTTGATTTTTATGCTCCCTTTCTGGAAAGGATAGTTGATTTAAAAAGACAGGAATGTGCTATTATTGGATTTACTGATCACCCCTATGATGCCCTTCTTGATGAATTTGAACCAGGAGCTACAACCAAAGATCTTGAAAAATTATTTGAACAGGTAAAAGGCCAGCTTGTTGATTTTGTAAAAAAAATTTCCTCAAAACCACAAAATGAAGATTCTTTTATGTTCAAACATTTTGATGGGGACAAACAATGGGATTTTAGTTTGCACCTGCTAAAACAAATTGGATACGACTTTGACTCTGGAAGACAAGACAAATCTTCTCATCCATTTACCATCCATTTTAACCCCCTTGATGTAAGGGTTACAACAAGAGTTAATGAAAATGATGTAAACGAAATAATTTGGAGTACAATTCATGAAGGCGGTCATGCACTGTATGAACAGGGTTTAAATCATGAAAATTATGGCTTACCCTCCGGAGAATATGTTTCACTGGGAATTCATGAATCTCAATCCCGTTTATATGAAAATAATGTAGGAAGAAGCTTGCCTTATTGGAAATCTAATTTTGATAAGCTCCAGCAATATTTCCCTGAAAATCTCAAAAACACGACTGTTGAAGATTTTTATAAGGCCATGAATATTGTAAAACCTTCGCTTATCAGAACTAGTGCTGATGAACTTACTTATCATTTTCATGTAATAATTCGATTTGAACTTGAAAAAGCATTAATTGAAGGTAGCATACAAGTAAAAGACCTTCCAAGATTATGGAATGAAAAGTATAAGGCATATCTTGGAATTGATGTACCTGATAATACAAAAGGAGTATTACAGGATGTTCATTGGTCTCATGGTAGTTTTGGTTATTTCCCTACTTATTCAATTGGAAGTTTTTATGCTGCACAATTTTTTGCCAAGGCAAAACAGGATATTCCAAACCTAGAATTGCAAATTGAACAAGGAAATATGCTGGAATTATTAAAATGGTTACGTGAAAATATACATAAACATGGAAAATTTTATACAGCCGAAGAATTATGTATTAAAGTTACAGGAAAAAAACTTAACTTTAATTATTTTATGGAATATGCAACAAACAAATACACCAACTTATATAAATTGTAAATGAAAACTCTTTTGATTATTATACTTATTACTGCGATCTCCTCATGTAAGACAAATAATAAAAACAATGCAAATACAGGAAGCACAACAACAGAAAATGTTTCAGTTTCAGAAAACAGTGCAGAACAAAAGATTGAGAAGTATGAAACGATTGAAATTAAAGAACCGGAAAAGCTTATTAAACCACAAATGGATAAAAAACCAGCCATAAAACAAGGTGATGGAACTTATTCACTTGTAATTTCCTTTTATAGCAAAGGGGAAGGCATTGATTTTAAAACTCAGGAGCAATATGCAAATTTTCTTGAAAAAAACAACCAAGGGATAGCATATGAGGAGGCAAGGTGGGGACGCGAGGGCGAAGTTGATTATTGTATCAATTTAAATAAGTTATCATCTATACAACAAAAGGAATTTATATCAGAAACCCGTTCCTTACTTGGTAAAAGTAATTTAGTGCATATAAACGAAAATCAACCCTGTGTTCATAAAAGATAGGTATTAATAGTATCTATTTTAAAAATTTTGAAGTAATTTTGCGTTTATCATTATATATATTTATTTATTCATTAAGTATTAATTTAAATTTAACATTATGATTGAAATCGGTTTAAAAGCTGAAAATGCTACCCTAGCAGATATTGGATTGAAGAATGTAGCCACAGCTTTTTGGAATTTAACACCGGCTGAACTTGTTGAAGAAACATTACTAAGAGGCGAAGGAGTATTAACAGATACAGGTGCATTAGCAGTCGATACGGGAGAATTTACAGGAAGATCTCCAAAAGATAAATTTATTGTTTGTGACAACAATACCAAAGATAGTGTCTGGTGGGGTGATGTTAACATTAAATTTGATCCGGAAAAATTTGATCGTTTATACAACAGGATTACTGCTTACCTTTCTGGAAGAGAAGTATTTGTAAAAGATTCTTATGCATGTGCTGATCCGGAATACAGAATAAATATTCGAGTTGTTACAGAGTTTCCATGGTCAAACCTTTTTGCCAATAACCTTTTCCTTAGACCTACAAAAGAAGAGATACTAACATTCAATCCTGAATGGGTAATATTAAATGCACCAGGAT is a genomic window of Bacteroidota bacterium containing:
- a CDS encoding carboxypeptidase M32; this encodes MSYKKYHLFMRKIADVHLASAVLHWDQETYMPANGALYRAQQLSTLAGIAHDLAVKDDLGELLQNLNKDSSLSLEETKNVKESLKEYEKRKKYSTEFVEKMSITVSEAFQAWQKAKKNNDFDFYAPFLERIVDLKRQECAIIGFTDHPYDALLDEFEPGATTKDLEKLFEQVKGQLVDFVKKISSKPQNEDSFMFKHFDGDKQWDFSLHLLKQIGYDFDSGRQDKSSHPFTIHFNPLDVRVTTRVNENDVNEIIWSTIHEGGHALYEQGLNHENYGLPSGEYVSLGIHESQSRLYENNVGRSLPYWKSNFDKLQQYFPENLKNTTVEDFYKAMNIVKPSLIRTSADELTYHFHVIIRFELEKALIEGSIQVKDLPRLWNEKYKAYLGIDVPDNTKGVLQDVHWSHGSFGYFPTYSIGSFYAAQFFAKAKQDIPNLELQIEQGNMLELLKWLRENIHKHGKFYTAEELCIKVTGKKLNFNYFMEYATNKYTNLYKL
- a CDS encoding DUF423 domain-containing protein; this encodes MPKSTIIIAGISAAISVILGAMGAHALKDILHPDLLNSFETGVQYQFYHSLALIGVASLQFNYQSKFFSFASWSFIIGIILFSGSIYLLTLRELLNMPGLRILGPVTPFGGISLILGWIFLTLSGFEIKKK